One window of the Acinonyx jubatus isolate Ajub_Pintada_27869175 chromosome A2, VMU_Ajub_asm_v1.0, whole genome shotgun sequence genome contains the following:
- the CPA2 gene encoding carboxypeptidase A2: MKLILVFGALFGHIYCRETFVGDQVLEVIPRNEEQIRHLVELEAEEHLQLDFWKSPTIPGETAHVRVPFVSVQAVKVFLESQGIAYSIMIEDVQVLLDKENEEMLLNQRRERNGNFNFEAYHTLEEISQAMDNIVAEHPGLVSKVNIGHSFEKRPMNVLKFSTGGDKPAIWLDAGIHAREWVTQATALWTANKIASGYGNDVSITSILDMMDIFLLPVANPDGYVFSQTNNRMWRKNRSRIPGSRCVGVDLNRNWDAGFGGPGASQNPCSDSYRGPQATCEVEVKSIVNFIQSHGRIKAFITLHSYSQLLMFPFGYTCTKPDNFDELNEVAQKAARSLTSLHGTKYKVGSICSVMYQASGGSIDWSYDYGIKYSFAFELRDTGRYGFLLPANQILPTAEETWLGLKTIMEHVRDHPY, encoded by the exons ATGAAGTTGATCTTGGTTTTTGGTGCCCTTTTTGGGCATATCTACTGTCGAGAAACATTTGTGGG GGACCAGGTTCTCGAGGTCATACCAAGGAACGAAGAACAAATAAGACATCTGGTGGAATTGGAGGCTGAAGAACATCTTCAG CTTGATTTCTGGAAATCACCAACCATCCCAGGGGAGACAGCCCATGTCCGAGTTCCCTTTGTCAGCGTCCAGGCCGTCAAAGTCTTCTTGGAATCCCAGGGAATTGCTTATTCCATCATGATTGAAGATGTTCAG GTTCTGTTGGACAAAGAGAACGAAGAAATGTTACTCAATCAGAGAAGAGAACGGAATGGCAACTTCAACTTTGAGGCTTATCATACTCTGGAAGAG ATTTCCCAAGCAATGGATAACATCGTTGCCGAGCACCCCGGTCTAGTGAGCAAAGTGAACATTGGCCATTCTTTTGAAAAGCGGCCCATGAACGTGCTCAAG TTCAGCACCGGAGGAGACAAGCCGGCCATCTGGTTAGACGCCGGGATCCATGCTCGCGAGTGGGTTACCCAAGCTACTGCGCTGTGGACAGCAAATAAG ATTGCCTCTGGTTATGGAAATGATGTCTCCATCACTTCCATTTTGGACATGATGGATATCTTCCTGCTGCCGGTTGCAAACCCCGATGGATATGTGTTCTCTCAAACCAAC AATCGTATGTGGCGGAAGAATCGCTCCAGGATACCCGGAAGCCGCTGTGTTGGTGTTGATCTTAACCGGAATTGGGATGCAGGGTTTGGAG GACCTGGAGCCAGCCAGAACCCTTGCTCTGATTCCTACCGTGGACCCCAGGCTACCTGTGAAGTTGAAGTGAAATCCATAGTGAACTTCATCCAGAGCCATGGGAGAATCAAGGCCTTCATTACCCTCCATAGCTATTCTCAGCTGCTGATGTTCCCCTTTGGGTATACATGTACCAAGCCTGATAACTTTGATGAGCTG AATGAAGTGGCCCAAAAGGCTGCCCGGTCTCTGACAAGCCTGCATGGCACCAAGTACAAAGTGGGATCTATCTGCTCAGTCATGT ACCAAGCCAGTGGAGGAAGCATTGACTGGTCGTATGACTATGGCATCAAATACTCATTTGCCTTTGAACTGAGGGACACAGGTCGATATGGCTTCCTCCTGCCAGCCAATCAGATCTTGCCTACAGCCGAAGAGACCTGGCTTGGCTTGAAGACCATCATGGAGCATGTGCGAGACCACCCCTATTAG